A stretch of Plectropomus leopardus isolate mb chromosome 24, YSFRI_Pleo_2.0, whole genome shotgun sequence DNA encodes these proteins:
- the LOC121962933 gene encoding uncharacterized protein LOC121962933: protein MTAIRQIYEACASHFIPSLLRSLDHVINLTCREMDSADWDALLFILKHGDSVKLNLLWTSIPAEQIKFLVFTLDRVSQLSVDKDVLLKLVHYCAAYDAQQGAAVSLLRTLQHCLDLSCSSCVDLVQREPLRLSANDCRDISTILTHSCQDTRLILQDCEVEDSGLDLLFPVLDRVRLQASKAILLQLMSLIPSYSERDRVRRAVSLCRALAGELDLSHTTLPQSAFVALVLMLDGCEELVELDLSHCQLTDQLLDTLSPHLHKVQVLDLSHNNITDASTDQLIKLVSSNPFIRTVRIFSNKILDRASFKKHRQFEIW, encoded by the exons ATGACTGCCATCAGACAGATCTATGAAGCTTGTGCCAGTCACTTTATACCCAGTTTACTGAGGTCTCTGGATCATGtgatcaacctgacctgcagaGAGATGGACTCGGCCGACTGGGATGCTCTGCTGTTTATCCTGAAACACGGTGACAGCGTCAAACTGAACCTCCTGTGgacctccataccagcagagcAAATAAAGTTCTTGGTCTTCACACTGGACAGAGTGTCTCAACTCAG TGTTGACAAGGATGTACTGCTGAAGTTGGTCCACTACTGTGCTGCCTATGACGCCCAGCAGGGGGCGGCAGTCAGCCTGCTCAGGACTCTGCAGCACTGTCTGGATCTGTCCTGCTCCTCCTGTGTGGACCTGGTTCAGAGGGAGCCTCTCCGTCTGTCCGCTAATGACTGCAGGGACATCTCCACCATCCTGACACACAGCTGCCAGGACACACGACTCATCCTGCAGGACTGTGAGGTGGAGGACAGTGGATTGGACCTGCTGTTTCCTGTCCTGGACAGAGTCCGCCTCCA AGCCAGTAAAGCCATCCTCCTGCAGCTGATGTCCTTGATCCCTTCGTACAGTGAGAGGGACAGAGTGAGACGGGCAGTGTCCCTCTGTAGAGCCCTGGCTGGAGAGCTGGACCTCAGTCACACCACATTGCCTCAGAGTGCCTTTGTGGCTTTGGTCCTGATGCTGGATGGGTGTGAAGAGCTGGTGGAGCTGGACCTCAGTCACTGTCAGCTCACCGACCAGCTGCTGGACACACTCAGCCCACATCTGCACAAAGTCCAAGTCCTGGA tctgaGTCACAATAACATCACTGATGCCTCAACTGACCAGTTAATTAAACTGGTTTCCAGCAACCCTTTCATTCGCACTGTGAG AATCTTCAGCAACAAGATTTTGGACCGAGCGTCCTTTAAGAAACACCGGCAGTTTGAAATATGGTGA